DNA sequence from the Alkaliphilus metalliredigens QYMF genome:
GTAAAGCTATTCACGTGAATCGTAATAAAGATGTCCGCTTGGCTTTCTTTTACAATCTTTTTCCGATTTTGTAAATCTTCATTTTTTTTCTTCCTCACCGTTCCACCCTCTGTGTATAAGCCTACGTCACTATCTCGCGTCATCAAAACAACGCTACCGCTTTGCTCTAAATACTCCCTTAAGTAACGTGCAATAGACAAATTAATATCTTTTTCGTTATTTCCCATACTACCAACCTTACCTGGGTCTATTCCACCATGTCCAGCATCTATGATCACGCCCTTTGCAGTACTAGGAATCACATTGGTTTCAATTACCTTGTCTCCTAAGTAAATCAACAACACAATTAAGGCCAGTATCCCGATTCCACCCCATATTAACCATTTTTTTTTGATAATCAACAGTCTCAAGCTCCGATTCCTCCATCCTTTCATTTATGATTATTCTTTTAAGGTATAGAGCCCCCTCTAATGTTAGGTGACATTTTCGAAATAAATTCCGCTACAATTTAGAGGGCGTGTATATTCTCTCTAAATTAAGTCTCATTTTATATATATGATCTTTTCTTTTCGTCCTATCACTTTTATCGTGATTTTATTTTGCTCAATGTAAAAACTTACTAAACGAAATCCACCACAGTTCATAAATATATAGTGGATTTTAAAATAATTGTATTTCTTACATGATCAAAGATAAACTAATGGAGAAAACAGAACATATGAGAGGAAGGTTAATAATGGAAAACAGAAAGGACAAGCAGAATATTTCAAACGAATTGGAACTGTTGAAGAAAGATAATGAGGAAATGCGTCTAAGATTATCTGCCATCGAATTATTGCTGGTGGATGAGAACAATGGAAGGTCTAAGGATCCTGACTTATCTAATGCAGTCCAAGGACTATCCACTCAGATTTCTTCACTGATACAAGATATCGACTCATTAAATGATTCCTTGTAGTCACCATTACTCTAGCTATTTTGAGTATAAAAAAAAGACTGTCTGTGACAGTCTTTTTTGAAAGTAAAATAATTATCTCTTTGAGAACTGAGGAGCTCTTCTTGCACCCTTAAGTCCATATTTCTTTCTTTCCTTCATTCTTGAATCTCTTGTCAAGTATCCGGCCTTCTTTAAAGCTGGTCTTAATTCATCATCAGCTTTAAGTAGTGCTCTAGCGATACCATGTCTTAATGCACCAGCTTGTCCGGTGTATCCTCCACCATTAACTGTTGCAAGCACATCAAATTGACTTAAAGTCTCTGTTAGTTCTAAGGGAAGTCTTACATCTCTTCTTAAAGTTTCATAATTGAAGTATTCTTCAATATTTCTTTTATTGATTGTAATATTTCCTTCACCTGGAACTAGTCTGACTCTAGCAATTGCGTTTTTTCGTCTTCCAGTTCCGTAGTAAGTTACTCTTGCCATGGATAATTCCTCCTTTCAACTGTGATCCTCGATTATAATTCTAAAGCTTGTGGTTGCTGTGCTTCGTGATCGTGATTCTCTCCTGCGTAAACCTTTAGCTTCTTAAGCATTTGTCTTCCTAATCTTGTCTTAGGAATCATCCCTTTTACAGCATGGTAAGTTAATAATTCTGGTTTTTCAGCAAGCATTCTTCTAAAAGAAATTTGCTTTAACCCACCTGGATGACCTGTATGATAAGTATAAGATTCTTGATCTAATTTCTTACCTGTTAGTACTACTTTTTCAGCATTTACAACAATTACAAAATCACCAGTGTCTACATGAGGTGTATATTCAGGCTTGTTCTTTCCAGTTAGGATTTTAGCGATTTCTGAAGAAAGTCTACCTAATGTCTTTCCTTCAGCATCGACTATAAACCATTTTCTTTCTACTTCATTTGTTTTCGCCATGTATGACTTCATCGTTTTCCCTCCTTATCAATTCTTAAAAAATAAATTTTATTTGTATTTATATTCTAGTGTCGTCAAGTTCTATATGTGTCGAGACCCGGGGCTTAGTGGATCTCTTTTTACACACTCCATCAAATTATAATACAATGTCCCTGGTGTGTCAAGGGGTAAAACACCTTTTGTAAATATAATCCTTGTGCCGGTGCTGTTTTCACTGCAACTCTTCGATTTTGTGTTTCTAGTATATTTTGTAAAGCTTCTTCCTTTATTTTACCTGTTCCGATTCCCACTAATGATCCAACAATAATCCGAACCATTTTATATAAAAAGCCATTTCCTTGCATGGTAATCCAAATTTGGCTACCTTGGGTGTCAAAGTTAATTTCATCAATCCTTCTTACTGTGGACTTCACCTGACTGCCACTGGCCATGAATCCTTTAAAGTCATGGGTTCCTAACAACGTTTCAGATGCCTGCTTCATTTTTTGTAGATCCAGTTTATAGGGAACATGATAGCAATAGTTTCGTAATAAAGCGCTCCCATGGGTATTATTCATAATGCAATACCCATATCGCTTCCCAATGGCGCTATATCGAGCGTGAAAGTCTTCTGGCATTTCCTTGGCCTCCAAAATTGTAATGTCCCTTGGCAATTTACCATTTAAAGCAAAGGAGATCCGCTCAGCAGGAATCTTAGAGTGTAGTTGAAAGCTGGCCACTTGACCTTGGGCATGAACCCCTGCATCGGTTCTTCCAGACCCATGGGTAGTGATCTCCTCACCAGTAACTTTTTTTAGTGCCTTGGCTATTTCCTCTTGAATACTAGGTGCATTCTGTTGAATCTGCCATCCACTATAATTTGTCCCATCATATTCGATTTCAATCATTATATTTCTCATTTGACACTTCACCCTATATCATTCGCGTATAAATTAATGTTAATAGTAATAATCCTGTTGTGACAAAGCCTAGTACATCTCCTTTGTCCATCTTTAATTGCTTCATTCGCGTACGACTTTCGCCTCCACGATAGCATCTTGCTTCCATGGCCATAGCCAATTCGTCTGCTCTTCTAAAGGCACTAATAAACAATGGTACCAGTAAAGGTACTAGGCTTTTAGCCCGCTTGATAATATTGCCACTCTCAAAATCAGCGCCCCTGGCCATCTGTGCCTTCATGATCTTATCCGTTTCTTCTAATAGAGTAGGAATAAATCGCAGTGCGATTGTCATCATCATGGCTAATTCATGAGCAGGTAAACCAATTCTTTTAAAGGGATTTAATAGATGCTCAATCCCATCGGTCAATGCAATGGGCGATGTTGTTAAGGTTAATAGCGATGTTCCCATGACCAGTAAAACTAATCTCAAGGCCATAAACAGTGCCTGATGAAGTCCCTCACTAGTGGCTACCAATGGTCCTAGCATGATGATTGGCTCTCCTCTAGTCATGAAAATATTGATAATAAAGGTAATCAAAATGATCACCCTCAAGGGTTTCAATCCCTTAAGCATATATTTTATGGGAATTTTAGAAATGACAATAGCACTGGCAACAAAGGCAACGATAAATGTATAGGCTATAAATTTATCAATAATAAAGAGCCCTACAATTAAGGCAAAGGTAATGAGTATTTTGGTTCTAGGGTCAAGCTTATGAATAAAAGATCCCGTTGGATAATGTTGTCCAATTGTAATATCTTTAAGCATCGTTTTGACTCCTTATCCATTTCAATATTTCCTCTTTAGCCTCTTCAACAGTTAAAATATCATCCCTCAAATGAACTCCTTGGTTCTTTAGGT
Encoded proteins:
- the rpsI gene encoding 30S ribosomal protein S9, translating into MARVTYYGTGRRKNAIARVRLVPGEGNITINKRNIEEYFNYETLRRDVRLPLELTETLSQFDVLATVNGGGYTGQAGALRHGIARALLKADDELRPALKKAGYLTRDSRMKERKKYGLKGARRAPQFSKR
- a CDS encoding energy-coupling factor transporter transmembrane component T family protein, translating into MLKDITIGQHYPTGSFIHKLDPRTKILITFALIVGLFIIDKFIAYTFIVAFVASAIVISKIPIKYMLKGLKPLRVIILITFIINIFMTRGEPIIMLGPLVATSEGLHQALFMALRLVLLVMGTSLLTLTTSPIALTDGIEHLLNPFKRIGLPAHELAMMMTIALRFIPTLLEETDKIMKAQMARGADFESGNIIKRAKSLVPLLVPLFISAFRRADELAMAMEARCYRGGESRTRMKQLKMDKGDVLGFVTTGLLLLTLIYTRMI
- the cwlD gene encoding N-acetylmuramoyl-L-alanine amidase CwlD, which encodes MKGWRNRSLRLLIIKKKWLIWGGIGILALIVLLIYLGDKVIETNVIPSTAKGVIIDAGHGGIDPGKVGSMGNNEKDINLSIARYLREYLEQSGSVVLMTRDSDVGLYTEGGTVRKKKNEDLQNRKKIVKESQADIFITIHVNSFTQSQYSGAQTFYPKNNPMGKRLAGILQEELVNVLDPNNKRVALEKEGIYLIRDLEIPTVLVECGFLSNPKEEKLLNDSQYQQRVAWALYIGIQRYFQETH
- the truA gene encoding tRNA pseudouridine(38-40) synthase TruA encodes the protein MRNIMIEIEYDGTNYSGWQIQQNAPSIQEEIAKALKKVTGEEITTHGSGRTDAGVHAQGQVASFQLHSKIPAERISFALNGKLPRDITILEAKEMPEDFHARYSAIGKRYGYCIMNNTHGSALLRNYCYHVPYKLDLQKMKQASETLLGTHDFKGFMASGSQVKSTVRRIDEINFDTQGSQIWITMQGNGFLYKMVRIIVGSLVGIGTGKIKEEALQNILETQNRRVAVKTAPAQGLYLQKVFYPLTHQGHCIII
- the rplM gene encoding 50S ribosomal protein L13; amino-acid sequence: MKSYMAKTNEVERKWFIVDAEGKTLGRLSSEIAKILTGKNKPEYTPHVDTGDFVIVVNAEKVVLTGKKLDQESYTYHTGHPGGLKQISFRRMLAEKPELLTYHAVKGMIPKTRLGRQMLKKLKVYAGENHDHEAQQPQALEL